Genomic window (Streptomyces liliiviolaceus):
CCCCGATCGCGGGGCCCACGCCGAACGTGCCGCCGCGTCCCTTGCCCGCGGTGTCCGTCACCGAGTGCTGCGCCTGCTGATGCGTACGCAGCTGGGTCTTGCCGATCTTCCACGCGGGCGTCATCGAACCGATCGCGGCCCGCATCCGGTACGTACCCACCGCGCTGCCGTCCTTGGCGGTCAGGTCCTCGCCGACGACCTCCTGGCGCAGCAGCCGGGGCATGTCCTCCAGGACGGTGGCGGTGGAGGTGGCGTCGTACAGCCGGGCGCGGCCGGGGGCGCCGGGCGAGGTCAGCGAGGGGTGCAGCACCGAACGGACCTTGTCGAACAGGCCGTTGCCGCCCTCGTGCGGGGCCGCGGAGTCGGTGACCGCGACCGGGGCCAGGCTGTCGGCGCGGGCGACCTTCCGCGCGGTGCGCGTGGACAGCCTCGCCGCCCGCGGGGGCGTACCGCCGGAGGCCGAAGCGGCGACGGAGGCGGGGACCAGGTGCTCGGTGGGGACGCGCATGGTGAGCGTGCCCGTCCCGCTGAACGACTTCACGTCGGGCGCGTCCTGCTTCTTGATCCGTACGCCGTACCGGACCTGGCGGAGCAGTTCGACGGAGCCCTTGTCGCTGCGCAGGACGCGTGGTTCGGCGACGCTCTTCTGGGTGCGTGACTCGCGTGCGGACTGGAACGGCTGGGCGTTCGCCGTGACCGCGCCGCCGAGCCAGACGCCCGGCACGACCGGCGCGAGACCGAAGGCCGTCAGACCGGCGCCGCGGCTCGCGGAGTTGCCCGCGGTGTGGCCCACCGTGGCCTGGGTGTTGTGCTGGACGTCCACCTTGGTGGCCGCGCCCTCGGCCTCGCGGGCCAGCGCGGCCCGTGCCGCCGCCCGGTCGCCGGCCCGTCCGGCCGTCTCCGCGCGCGCCTTCAGGACCGCCGCGGAGACGAAGGTCTCGGGCCGGTCCTCGGGGGCGGGGGAGATCGTGACGGTGACGTCGTACCAGTCCTTGCCGTTCGGGCCCGCCACGGAGAAGGCGCGGCCCTGCCCGTAGAAGCTCTCCGGTCGGCCCGCCAGTTCCTCCTTGATCTCGGCGACCGTTCCCTCGGAGTGGCCGATGGCGGTGGCCAGCGCGGTGCCCACGATCTCGTGGCCGGTCGGCTGCCGGGCGGTGGACAGTCCGGCCGCGGTCAGGTCCCGCAGATACGGCGGCAGGCCCAGCGGCTCCGGTTCGGGGGCGCCCTCCTCGCCCTCCGCGATGGTGGGCAGCACGGACCGCAGCCGGGTGGCGGGGGCGTGTTCGGGCAGCTCCTCGATGGACGAAAGACCGGTGGACCCGGGCGCCCGCGCGGTGGATCCGGGCGTCTGCGCGGTGCGCGAGGGGCCCGCGACGGACCGGCCGGCCTCGCCGGGCGGGGTGCCGAGCAGACGGGTCCGGTGCGGGTTCCTGCCGTGCAGTGCCTTGGACGCCGCCGCGTTCCCCGCGCTCTGCTGCAGCGCGAGCATCGCGCGCGGCTCCGGGCCGCCCGGTACGGAGGACTTCGCCGCCGTCTCGGGCGCCTTGCCCTGGTCGTTCGACGCCTGCCGCTGTCGGCGCACCGCGAGCCGTCCCCACCACGGGGGCACCCCCGCACGTCTGCCGTTCCGGATCCGTCCGAGAGGCAGCGTAACCAGAGTGATGGGTGGGAAAGGGCAGGTCACATGGGGTGTCAGCTGATCGAGGCCCCCGGCTCACCGGGTGGTCGGCCGTAGTTCACCGGGGCGTCACGAGAGGGCTCGGACGACTGTCCGTCACGTGTCGTACGAGCCTTTGTGCGCCTACCAGTTGCCCTCTCCGGGGACCAGCCGGCCCGCCTTGCGGTACTCGCGCTCCGCGCCCTCGCGCAGATCCGCCGTCGTGACCGGGGCGCCGCGTCCGGCGGCCGCGTAGGCGGCGGTGACGACCGCGCTGCGGATCGAGCCGCCCGCCAGCTCGAAGGCCTCGGCGACCGCCGACGGGTCGGTGCCCTCCTCGCACGGCACCGCGGAGAGGCTGTGCCGCCACAGGGCGAGGCGCTGCCCGGGGTCGGGGAACGGGAAGTCGATCACCAGGTCGAGGCGCCGGGTGAACGCCTCGTCGATGTTGGCGCGCAGGTTGGTGGTGAGCAGGGCGATGCCGTCGAAGGACTCCAGGCGCTGGAGCAGGTAGGCGCTCTCCATGTTGGCGTACTTGTCGTGGGAGTCCTTGACCTCGGAGCGCTTGCCGAAGACCGCGTCCGCCTCGTCGAAGAGCAGTACCGCGTCCGTGCGGTCGGCCTCGGTGAAGATCCGCTCCAGGTTCTTCTCGGTCTCGCCCACGTACTTGTCGACGATCGAGGAGAGCTGCACCACGTACAGGTCCAGGCCGAGTTCGGCGGCGACGACCTCGGCCGACAGGGTCTTGCCGGTACCGGACTCGCCCGCGAAGAGACCGAGGACCCCGCGGCCCCGGCCGCCGCCCGCGCTGAGCCGCCAGTCACCGAGGACCTGGTCGCGGTGGCGGGCGCGCAGGGCCAGTTCGTGCAGCTGCACGAGGGGCTTGTCGGGCAGGACCAGGTCCCCCCAGTCCACGTCTGGCCTGATCCGCCGGGCATGCTGCTCAAGCCCCGAGGCGGACTGCTGCCGTGCGGCGAGCCGCAGATGCGCGGCGGTCACCGGCGTGCCGTCGAAGCCGGCGAGGCTCTGGGCGGCCTGCGCGGCCCGCAGGATGCGGTCGCCGCCGAGCCGGTAGGGGGCCACCGTGGCGGCGAGGTCGAAGCCGGGCTCGTCCCGCAGGGCGGCCGACCAGACGTCCACCGCGCCGGCCCGCTGCCGGGGCGCGTCGAGGACCAGCGGGTCGTGCTCGCACCACTGCGGGTCGTACGGCCGCGACCCGGTGAGCAGCACGGGCACCCCGGAGTGGGCCAGCGCCCGCACCAGCGGCCCGGGTTTCTCCGGCAGGGCGGACGCGACGACGGCGGCGTCGCGCAGCCGGGCCTCACGCAGGAGTTCGGGTACGCGGTCCTCCGGGCCCGTGAAGTGCAGGGCCTCGTACCCCGCGGTCCGCAGGGCGGCGGCGGCACCGGCGAGCCCGTCGCCCTCGCGGTGCTCGCGCAGATAGACGGTCAGGGGCGCGGCGCTCAGCCGGGCGGCGAGCTTGTCGGCGAACCCGTCGTCGTGCGAGGGCGCGGCGGTCGCCAGCGGGTGGACGTGGCCGACGAGCGCGGGGTCCAGGGTGTCGTCGCCGAGCAGATGCGCGATGAGCCGGTCGGGTACGCGCAACGCCCGGCTGAGGAAGGGGCGTTCGGGATCCTCGACGCTCAGCAGACCGAGCGCGGTCAGCGGGGCCGAGGGATGGAAACGGGCCCGTGCCCCGGCGAAGTGCACGGGCAGCCCGCACAGGTCGAGGGCGAGCCCGGTGGTGGCCCGGCGCCTGCTGACGTCGTCGTTGAGATACCCGTACAGCGACTCGAAGGAGCGCTCCAGGTCGGGGGCGAGGGCGATCAGCAGGATCCGCAGGTCCAGCTCGGTGAGCCCGAGCCGCACCGCGAGCAGTTCCAGCCGGTCCGCGCCGCCGCCCTCGTACGCCGCCCCGTCCCCGTCCCGGCCGCCCGGCTCGTCCTCGAAGGCGGAGGGGTACGAGGTCGTCGTGGGCCCGAGCAGATGCCGTACGGCCTCGTCGGAGAGGTACAGGCCGCGCAGCGGATCGCCCGCCGTGGGGTCCTGGGCGGTGCGCTCGTCGACCAACTCGCCGACGCGGTCGCGCAGTCGGGCCAACCGGAGCAGGAGCGTGTCGGACGTGAGCGGGGCGTGGGCGGTCACTTCTGCCGTTCTCCGGTGTTCTGCCGGTCACCGGTGCTGCCGTGCTGACCAGGACCGTCGTTCTCGCGGGTACCGGTGCCCAGGGGCGAGGACTTGAGGTGCCGCGGCCGGTGCCGGCGTTCCTCCGAACCCTCCAGCGAGCCGTCGATGCCGCGGATGCGCACGCCCGCGCCCTCCGTGACCGGGGGACCGGCGTCGTACTCGGGGAAGGCCGGGAAGGGCGCGGTGACGACGAGGTCCAGGGACGGCTTCAGTTCGCCGCCCATCGCGGACCAGATCTCCGCCAGCGACCGCGACTCGGTGTGCAGTCCGGCCACCGTGAGCGGGATGGACAGGCCCAGCGCGCCGAGGGGGCCGGGCAGTTCGCTCGCGGGGATCAGCTCGTGCGGCAGCAGGGTCGCCAACGCCGCGGAGAGCAGCCGGTGTTCGTCCAGCGGCTGCTTGGTCCACGCGGTGACCAGGTAGGACAGCCGGAACCAGCGGGGCGGCTGGCGGCGGCGTACGACGATGTCGCGGTCGTCGCGGACGGCGGTGTGGCCGCGCTGGCGCCGGGAGACGTCCTCGCGGATGTCGTACAGGTAGGTGTTGATGGTCGGCGCGTTGCGCCGGGCCGCCCAGTCGCGGGTCGGGGCCTCGAAGGAGACGTCGATGCCGGAGCCGGCCAGCGCACCACCCCCGAGCAGCCGCTTGAGGACCTCGTCCACCTCGTGGATCACCGTCGCGCTCCCGCCCTGCCGTGCCGTGCCCTGCCGTACCGCCACCGGATGACGGCGCGGCTGTTTCGCGGCGACACCGCAACCGCTGTCGTGGACCGCTGCTGTCACCGCTCGACGGCTGTCGTGACCGATGACCGGTGTCGTAACCGATCGTGCCTGGGAAGGCTCCGTCTCCGCAGGCACGCCGGGGACGGCCGGCGGGCACAGAATGCTGCCCCCGCGTCCGCCTTCGGCTGCCCGTTCGATCAGATGTAGCCTTCCCGGAGGGCATGTGCCACCGCGTGCGCCCGGTTGCGCAGATGCAGCCGGGTGGTGAGCCCGTGCATCACGTTCTTGACGGTTCGTTCGGAGTAGGACAGCTTGCTGGCGATCTCCCCGGTGTCGAGCCCCTCGGCGACGAGCCTCAGCACGTCCACCTCGCGCGGCGCGAGTCCCGAGGACGGGGCCCCGGGATGGCTGCTCGCCGTGCGGTGCAGCGAACCCACCTGGCTGATCAGCCGGCCGAGCAGATCCGCGGGCAGATCTCCGTCGCCCCGGGAGGCCGCGACGACCGCCTGCACCAGCCGGTGCGCGGTGGCCTCGTGGCGCCACACGATGGCGCCGACCCCGCACTCGATGACATCGAGCAGTTCGGTCTCGCGGATCATGCTCACCACGAGGACGGCACGGGCACCCTCGCTGCGCACCAGTCTGCGCAGCCGGGAGAGCGCGGCCTCGTCCAGCGTCTCGCTGATCAGCAGGGCGACGGTGTCGGGGCCGGTCTCGGTCTCCTCGCGGAGGTCGATCACCGGGTGCTGTCTCAGCTGGCTGAGTGCTCCCTCCCGGGTGATCGGGTCCGAGGCGTGTACCGCCACCGGTATTCGGGACTCGGGCTCTGCCGTGCCCGGAGCCGCGGTCCCAAACGAGCTGCGCAACTCACTCCCCTATGTTCACGAGCCCGTCACCTCTGTGGCGTCCGTGACAGGCGTGCGGTCATCACACTTCTGGGGGCCGTGTGTTCGGCGCAATCGTGGAGCACCACGAGACACACCACGAGATCGGGAACCAGATCGGAAACGACGTTGCGTATATGACAGTGGGTCATCTCAGGCAACGGGAGCCACCCGTTCCGCCGTCCCACACAGTGGGCCGCACCACGGCCGCGAGGGAGGCAGGGATGTACGTACCACTGCTTGAGCGTCGTCAAACCCTGGAACTGGTGGCCGCCGAGGCCGCGCGCGCCCGCGCCGGGACCGGGCGGCTGGTGCTGCTGCGCGGTGCCACCGGTACGGGCCGTTCCGCGCTCCTCGAAGCCGCCGCCGAGCAGGCGGAGTCGGCCGGGATGCGGGTGCTGCGGGCCCGCTGCTCGCCCGACGACACGGCGCTGCCCTTCTCGGCCGTACGCCAACTGCTGGGCCCGAAAGCGGAGTTCGCCGAGTCCCGGGTGATACCGGACGAACGGGCCCGGGGGGCCTGGCTGTGGCGGCTGCTGCGGTCGTTCACGGCCGGGCCGCCGCTCCTGGTGACCGTGGACGACGTCCACCTCGCGGACGACGCCTCACGGCGGTGGCTCGTCGACGCCGCCCGACGGGTGGACCGCTTACCGGTGCTGCTGGTGGCGACCGAGCGCAGTCAGTACGACATCGACGCACCGTCGGCGGGCCTGGCCCACACGCTCTCCCCCGCACTGGTCCGCACGCTCACCCTCGCTCCGCTCGGGGCCGACTCCACGGCACAGCTGGTCCGTTCGGACTTCGGCTCGGTCCCGCCGTCGTGGGTGGAGGACTGCGTACGGGCGAGCGCGGGCAGCCCGCTGCTGCTGCGCGCCCTGCTGGACGACCTGCGCGGCACGCTGCCGGCCACGGTGCCGAGGGCGAGCGCCGCGCTGTACCCGGGCGCGTACCAGGCCGCGGTCTCCTGGTGGCTCGACAGCGCGGGCCCCGCCACGACGGAGGTGGCCCGCGCGCTGGCCACCCTGGACGCCACCTTCCCTGGCCCTCGGCCCCGGACACCGTTCGATGCGCCGAACGATCCGAACGTTCCGAGCGTTCCGAACAGCACGAACGGCACGCCGGTCGACGCCGGTTCCCTGGGCGGGGGCGAGGAGGGTGGGGCCGGCTCCCCGGCTGTTGCTGCCGCTTCCGCGGATGCCGGTGCCGTTGCCGGAGGCGAAGGGGCAGGCGTGCCCGTCGCGAGCCGGACCGGCGGCGGTGCGGACTGCCCGGACGCGGGCGATCCCGCCCACGGCGAACCGGCGGAGGACGGCGGGGCCCGGCCTTCGCAGACGGCCCGGCCCGCCGACGACGCCTCCATCGACGACGCCTCCATCGACGACGCCTCCATCGACGACGCCTCCATCGACGACGGCTCCATCGGCGACGGCTCCTCCGGTGACGGGTCGGTGGCGGCGGGGGTGTTCGCGACGGGGTCCCCGGACGACACCGCCGTGCACGAGCTCGCCGACCTGCTCGGTGGGGTCACCGACGCCGATCCCGCCCGGGTGGCGGGGTGGCTGACCGCCATGGCGCGGCTGGGGGTACTGCGGGTCGGGGCCGACGGGCGGCCCCGCTATGCCCATCCCCTGCTGCGCGACGCGGTGCTCAGCGGCTGGCCCGTGGCCGGGCGCCGCGCCGCGCACCGCAGGGCCGCCGAGGTCATGCTGCGGCGCGGCGAACGCGCCGAGGTCGTCGCGGGCCAGTTGCTGCGGGCCGACGCCGTCGGCGAGCCCTGGGTCACCGGCGTCCTGCTGGACGCCTCCGCCGTCGCCGTCCACGACGGCCGCACCGCCGACGCCCTCCCCTATCTGCGCCGCGCCCTGGACGAACCGCTCCCCGACGACCACCGGCAGCGGCTCCTCACCGAACTGGGCTCCCTGGAGTACGCCACCGTCCGCTCCTCGGCCGGCATACCCCGCCTCGCCGAAGCGGTACGCCTGCCCGGCGTCCCGCAGGACCGGGTGCGCGCGGCCGTCGCCCTGGGCACCGCAC
Coding sequences:
- a CDS encoding ATP-binding protein, which produces MTAHAPLTSDTLLLRLARLRDRVGELVDERTAQDPTAGDPLRGLYLSDEAVRHLLGPTTTSYPSAFEDEPGGRDGDGAAYEGGGADRLELLAVRLGLTELDLRILLIALAPDLERSFESLYGYLNDDVSRRRATTGLALDLCGLPVHFAGARARFHPSAPLTALGLLSVEDPERPFLSRALRVPDRLIAHLLGDDTLDPALVGHVHPLATAAPSHDDGFADKLAARLSAAPLTVYLREHREGDGLAGAAAALRTAGYEALHFTGPEDRVPELLREARLRDAAVVASALPEKPGPLVRALAHSGVPVLLTGSRPYDPQWCEHDPLVLDAPRQRAGAVDVWSAALRDEPGFDLAATVAPYRLGGDRILRAAQAAQSLAGFDGTPVTAAHLRLAARQQSASGLEQHARRIRPDVDWGDLVLPDKPLVQLHELALRARHRDQVLGDWRLSAGGGRGRGVLGLFAGESGTGKTLSAEVVAAELGLDLYVVQLSSIVDKYVGETEKNLERIFTEADRTDAVLLFDEADAVFGKRSEVKDSHDKYANMESAYLLQRLESFDGIALLTTNLRANIDEAFTRRLDLVIDFPFPDPGQRLALWRHSLSAVPCEEGTDPSAVAEAFELAGGSIRSAVVTAAYAAAGRGAPVTTADLREGAEREYRKAGRLVPGEGNW
- a CDS encoding DUF4255 domain-containing protein; translation: MIHEVDEVLKRLLGGGALAGSGIDVSFEAPTRDWAARRNAPTINTYLYDIREDVSRRQRGHTAVRDDRDIVVRRRQPPRWFRLSYLVTAWTKQPLDEHRLLSAALATLLPHELIPASELPGPLGALGLSIPLTVAGLHTESRSLAEIWSAMGGELKPSLDLVVTAPFPAFPEYDAGPPVTEGAGVRIRGIDGSLEGSEERRHRPRHLKSSPLGTGTRENDGPGQHGSTGDRQNTGERQK
- a CDS encoding helix-turn-helix transcriptional regulator; the encoded protein is MRSSFGTAAPGTAEPESRIPVAVHASDPITREGALSQLRQHPVIDLREETETGPDTVALLISETLDEAALSRLRRLVRSEGARAVLVVSMIRETELLDVIECGVGAIVWRHEATAHRLVQAVVAASRGDGDLPADLLGRLISQVGSLHRTASSHPGAPSSGLAPREVDVLRLVAEGLDTGEIASKLSYSERTVKNVMHGLTTRLHLRNRAHAVAHALREGYI
- a CDS encoding helix-turn-helix transcriptional regulator; its protein translation is MYVPLLERRQTLELVAAEAARARAGTGRLVLLRGATGTGRSALLEAAAEQAESAGMRVLRARCSPDDTALPFSAVRQLLGPKAEFAESRVIPDERARGAWLWRLLRSFTAGPPLLVTVDDVHLADDASRRWLVDAARRVDRLPVLLVATERSQYDIDAPSAGLAHTLSPALVRTLTLAPLGADSTAQLVRSDFGSVPPSWVEDCVRASAGSPLLLRALLDDLRGTLPATVPRASAALYPGAYQAAVSWWLDSAGPATTEVARALATLDATFPGPRPRTPFDAPNDPNVPSVPNSTNGTPVDAGSLGGGEEGGAGSPAVAAASADAGAVAGGEGAGVPVASRTGGGADCPDAGDPAHGEPAEDGGARPSQTARPADDASIDDASIDDASIDDASIDDGSIGDGSSGDGSVAAGVFATGSPDDTAVHELADLLGGVTDADPARVAGWLTAMARLGVLRVGADGRPRYAHPLLRDAVLSGWPVAGRRAAHRRAAEVMLRRGERAEVVAGQLLRADAVGEPWVTGVLLDASAVAVHDGRTADALPYLRRALDEPLPDDHRQRLLTELGSLEYATVRSSAGIPRLAEAVRLPGVPQDRVRAAVALGTALAGRGEARAAVDVLRSLDSQLTGHPDLARTVQIASALLADQDHEIRQELYRRLRESADRSPRLIGTAGQALLVRYEATAGLLSADAAMKRVRALLAEAVEPLAEPFLLGTAAAVAQWADELDEAERLVGRGLARQRPSLLHPMHRALLNVRADLAAARGDYARLLAGPEARPSSGIRLGPGNGQAHAVIALVETGRVVEARRLAGGFDLREAKDSWEVNRFLYARGVLRAAGQDPAGALDDFLECGRRQSARDVVSPVVTPWRTAAAECRLALGRPREALELAEEELRLAQVWNTPRPVGRALRVLGTATGGRRGLELADQAVRVLRDGSADVPLYTELIPALIAQGRQLTAAGERSRARDCLREAAERAERLGAVRLRATAEQALREGGARRTTTALTGSGALTGSERRIAELAADGRTNTEIAELLHLARRTVETHLTSTYRKLGIRRRAELTTALGGPRGG